A region of uncultured Carboxylicivirga sp. DNA encodes the following proteins:
- a CDS encoding ATP-binding cassette domain-containing protein yields the protein MIEAINIMKAFDDKVVLKDISAVFEKGQTNLIIGQSGSGKTVLLKSLVGLHDVTSGDILYDGRSLLGLNTKQKKLLRQEIGMLFQGSALFDSMTVEENVRFPLDMFTNMSDEEKRDRTNFCLDRVKLENANSKLPSEISGGMQKRVAIARAIALNPKYLFCDEPNSGLDPRTSIVIDELIHEITVEFDITTIVNTHDMNSVMGIGDKIIFIFEGEKYWEGNKDDIFHVQNKQLEDFIFASKMFRKIKEANK from the coding sequence ATGATTGAAGCGATTAATATAATGAAAGCTTTTGATGATAAAGTTGTATTGAAAGATATATCAGCTGTTTTTGAGAAAGGACAAACGAACCTTATCATTGGTCAGAGTGGTTCGGGTAAAACAGTTTTACTGAAATCATTGGTTGGTTTACATGATGTAACCAGTGGTGATATTTTATATGATGGGCGTAGTTTATTAGGTCTGAATACAAAACAAAAGAAATTATTACGTCAGGAAATTGGTATGTTATTTCAGGGATCGGCTTTATTTGATTCAATGACTGTTGAAGAAAATGTTCGTTTTCCTTTGGATATGTTTACGAATATGTCGGATGAAGAAAAGCGGGATCGTACCAATTTTTGTTTAGATCGGGTGAAACTTGAAAATGCCAATTCTAAATTACCTTCAGAAATTAGTGGAGGTATGCAAAAACGTGTGGCTATTGCAAGAGCCATTGCTCTGAATCCTAAATATTTATTTTGTGATGAGCCTAATTCAGGATTAGATCCTCGGACTTCTATTGTGATTGATGAACTAATCCATGAGATTACAGTGGAATTTGATATTACCACCATTGTTAATACCCACGACATGAATTCAGTAATGGGCATTGGCGATAAGATCATTTTTATTTTTGAAGGAGAGAAGTATTGGGAAGGTAATAAAGATGACATTTTCCATGTGCAAAATAAGCAGTTGGAAGACTTTATTTTTGCATCAAAGATGTTTAGAAAGATAAAGGAGGCAAATAAATAA
- a CDS encoding ABC transporter permease, with the protein MRIFYHIGRYTLFVKKVFGKPSKHTILFKQIIKEIDKLGIDSLGIIFIISIFMGAVITLQTAYNIDSPIIPRYTIGLAARDSMLLEFSSTIVALILAGKVGSNIASEIGTMRVTEQIDALEIMGINPAGYLVLPKVIAFVLIIPFLVVISMGVGITGGFLAGSLSGEVPASDFIYGIQYAFVPFYVVYSLIKSVVFAFIIATVSAYWGYYAEGGALEVGKASTTAVVTSSIQILLFNLLLTQLLLV; encoded by the coding sequence ATGAGAATTTTTTACCATATAGGACGTTATACGTTGTTTGTGAAAAAGGTTTTTGGCAAACCATCCAAACACACTATTCTATTCAAACAGATTATTAAAGAGATTGATAAGTTGGGGATTGATTCTCTCGGAATTATATTTATTATTTCAATTTTTATGGGTGCTGTTATTACCCTTCAGACAGCCTACAATATAGATTCTCCTATCATTCCTCGTTATACAATTGGATTGGCTGCGCGTGATTCAATGTTGCTTGAATTCTCATCAACTATTGTTGCGTTGATACTGGCCGGTAAGGTTGGATCAAATATTGCATCTGAGATAGGAACTATGAGAGTAACAGAGCAAATTGATGCTTTGGAAATAATGGGAATTAATCCAGCCGGATATCTTGTTTTGCCTAAAGTAATTGCTTTTGTTTTAATTATTCCATTTTTGGTTGTGATTAGTATGGGAGTAGGTATTACGGGTGGATTTCTTGCTGGTTCTTTAAGTGGTGAAGTTCCTGCATCGGATTTTATTTATGGAATACAATACGCATTTGTACCATTCTATGTTGTTTATTCACTTATTAAGTCAGTAGTTTTTGCTTTTATTATTGCAACGGTATCTGCCTACTGGGGGTATTATGCCGAAGGCGGAGCTTTAGAGGTGGGTAAAGCCAGTACAACTGCTGTTGTTACCAGTAGTATTCAAATATTATTGTTTAACTTGTTGTTAACTCAATTACTCTTGGTATGA
- a CDS encoding mannose-1-phosphate guanylyltransferase, which yields MKQNTYCVIMAGGVGSRFWPLSTSQTPKQFLDIFGTGKSLLQQTFERFESICPIENFIVVTSSSYKQLVMQQLPKLNSEQVLEEPLRRNTAPCIAFANTIIKSKNTDANIVVTPADHLILNQETFVTSINKGLEFVESKDALLTLGIKPTHPETGYGYIQIGEPASEEKTFNKVKTFTEKPDIEMATVLYESGEFYWNSGIFMWSLKTIEKAFNTNLSEVATPFIEFSKHIGSNDEEKALHEAYLECKNISIDYGVMEKANNVFVKKVNFGWSDLGTWSSLHEHMSTNDNKNAVIKGDVLLYNTQNTIVHLPEGKKGVIQGLDGYIVVQSDKALLICPRSNEKQIRQFTTDLKTEFGDNK from the coding sequence ATGAAGCAAAATACGTACTGTGTTATCATGGCAGGTGGTGTTGGAAGTCGATTCTGGCCCTTAAGCACTTCACAAACTCCAAAACAATTTCTTGATATTTTTGGCACAGGTAAATCTCTGTTACAACAAACATTTGAAAGATTTGAATCCATTTGCCCTATTGAAAACTTTATTGTTGTTACCAGCTCTTCATATAAACAGCTTGTAATGCAACAATTACCCAAATTAAATTCTGAACAGGTTTTGGAAGAACCTCTTAGAAGAAATACCGCGCCTTGCATTGCATTTGCCAACACTATCATCAAAAGCAAAAATACTGATGCCAATATTGTGGTTACACCGGCTGACCATCTTATTCTTAATCAAGAAACATTTGTAACAAGCATTAACAAGGGACTTGAATTTGTAGAATCCAAAGATGCTCTTCTAACCTTAGGAATTAAACCTACTCATCCTGAAACAGGATACGGCTATATTCAAATTGGTGAACCTGCATCTGAAGAGAAAACATTTAACAAGGTTAAAACCTTTACTGAAAAGCCTGACATTGAAATGGCTACAGTATTATACGAAAGTGGTGAATTTTACTGGAATTCAGGAATTTTTATGTGGTCGTTAAAAACGATAGAAAAAGCTTTTAATACCAACCTATCAGAAGTAGCAACACCATTTATCGAGTTTTCTAAACACATTGGTTCAAATGACGAGGAAAAAGCATTACATGAAGCTTATCTTGAATGCAAAAATATATCCATTGATTATGGAGTAATGGAAAAGGCAAATAATGTATTTGTTAAGAAAGTTAATTTCGGGTGGTCAGATCTTGGAACCTGGTCTTCATTACATGAACATATGAGTACCAATGACAACAAGAATGCAGTTATTAAAGGAGACGTTCTTTTGTACAATACACAAAACACAATAGTTCATCTTCCTGAAGGAAAGAAAGGTGTTATACAAGGTTTAGATGGTTATATTGTTGTTCAATCAGATAAGGCCTTATTAATCTGTCCCCGATCGAATGAAAAGCAAATACGACAATTCACTACCGACTTAAAAACAGAGTTTGGAGATAATAAATAA
- the gldN gene encoding gliding motility protein GldN, with protein MKRIILILVILASFGGKEFVSAQQVNKELYTKDHVPNRKPIPYAHIREADVLWAKKIWRVIDLREKINLPMYYPTTKMDDRMSLIDLLVYGITYEGLTAYSTKSDDEFQVPLTLDQVMREMGAVSDTMEIQNPETGLYETRVIEGEVRSTEFKQIMLKEIWFFDRNYSRMDVRIVGICPIREYVKDSDDGEGQVVQSQAFWVYFPEARGLLARHEVFNPNNDAQRRTFDDIFIKRYFGSYIYRESNVYNNRRIEDYTAGMEAMMESERIKSAMFDLEHDMWEF; from the coding sequence ATGAAACGAATCATCTTAATCCTCGTTATTCTTGCTAGTTTTGGCGGCAAGGAGTTTGTTAGTGCACAGCAGGTAAACAAAGAATTGTATACGAAAGATCATGTGCCAAATCGGAAACCAATTCCGTATGCACATATCAGAGAAGCTGATGTGCTTTGGGCAAAAAAGATTTGGAGAGTAATTGATTTAAGAGAAAAAATCAACTTACCAATGTATTATCCAACCACAAAAATGGATGATCGAATGAGTTTAATTGATCTTTTGGTATATGGAATTACATATGAAGGTCTTACCGCTTATTCGACAAAATCTGATGATGAGTTTCAGGTACCTTTAACATTAGATCAGGTAATGCGTGAGATGGGAGCTGTATCAGATACCATGGAAATACAGAATCCGGAAACTGGGCTTTATGAGACTCGTGTAATTGAAGGCGAAGTTCGTTCAACTGAGTTTAAACAAATCATGTTAAAGGAGATTTGGTTCTTCGACCGTAATTATTCAAGAATGGATGTTCGTATAGTAGGTATCTGTCCTATTCGTGAATATGTAAAGGATAGTGATGATGGCGAAGGTCAGGTTGTTCAGTCTCAGGCTTTTTGGGTTTATTTCCCTGAAGCGCGTGGTTTACTTGCACGTCATGAGGTATTTAACCCAAATAATGATGCACAAAGAAGAACTTTTGATGATATTTTTATAAAGCGTTATTTCGGAAGTTATATTTACAGAGAATCAAACGTATATAATAACCGACGTATTGAAGACTATACCGCAGGTATGGAGGCAATGATGGAATCAGAACGCATTAAAAGTGCAATGTTCGACTTAGAGCATGATATGTGGGAATTCTAA
- the gldM gene encoding gliding motility protein GldM, translating into MSGGNCPETPRQKMIGMMYLFLTAMLALNVSGELLQAFQLVDNSIQQSTKAVDNKNNQLYAAFEAAETANPAKVKENHAKAQKIREAADSLANRIQKIKLLMMRTADPSPEATLENYKGIENQDIAAQIMITEKGGERSEELKKEIIAYKDLLVAQVETEDTALIKTITNSLSTEDVEEKKKGEVTKKPWESQLFEHLPLSASFALLSSIQSNVRSTQADVVAYLLSKVDEGSYKFNKVEQIVIPRSDVVIKGGEYYAEMLIAATDTLQPPTYSIEGYNAEILENGRGVLRIPANSIGKKTWRGNIIFKDPNGVDKSYPISHEYEVVQPNVVISPTKMNVFYEALDNPVEISVPGIASSQIRVSMTNASYNKKGNEFIVKPQAGKAGGKSIITVSADINGQTRRLGSQEFRIKRVPNPTAMVAGLGDGDKIRKNLLLAAGYVTAEMGEDFDFDLKFKVTQFSIGTYRKGFYTNEVSNSNKFTEAQENLLKGLAPGNKVYIEDIRAVGPDGRTRKLGSITFTVD; encoded by the coding sequence ATGAGTGGCGGAAACTGTCCCGAAACCCCCAGACAAAAGATGATTGGAATGATGTATTTATTCCTTACGGCAATGCTTGCATTGAACGTATCGGGTGAGTTACTACAGGCATTCCAGTTGGTAGATAATAGTATTCAGCAATCAACAAAAGCAGTTGATAATAAGAATAATCAATTATATGCAGCATTTGAAGCTGCAGAGACTGCAAATCCAGCCAAGGTTAAAGAAAATCATGCTAAGGCTCAAAAAATCAGAGAAGCTGCTGATAGTTTAGCTAATCGTATTCAGAAAATTAAGTTATTAATGATGCGTACTGCTGATCCTAGTCCTGAAGCTACCCTTGAAAATTATAAGGGGATCGAAAATCAGGATATTGCTGCTCAGATAATGATTACCGAAAAAGGTGGGGAGCGTAGTGAAGAATTAAAAAAGGAAATTATTGCATACAAGGATTTGTTAGTAGCTCAGGTAGAGACTGAGGATACTGCTCTAATTAAAACAATAACAAACTCTTTATCAACAGAAGATGTTGAAGAGAAGAAGAAAGGTGAAGTAACAAAGAAGCCATGGGAAAGTCAGTTGTTTGAGCATTTACCATTATCAGCATCTTTTGCATTGTTAAGTAGTATTCAAAGTAATGTTCGTTCTACGCAGGCGGATGTGGTTGCCTATTTGTTAAGTAAAGTGGACGAAGGATCATATAAATTTAACAAAGTTGAACAAATTGTTATTCCTCGATCTGATGTAGTCATCAAAGGTGGTGAATATTATGCTGAGATGTTAATTGCAGCTACTGATACATTGCAGCCTCCAACATATAGTATTGAAGGTTACAATGCAGAGATTTTGGAGAATGGTAGAGGTGTTTTACGAATACCAGCTAATTCAATTGGAAAGAAAACATGGAGAGGTAATATTATCTTTAAAGATCCTAATGGAGTTGATAAGAGTTATCCTATTTCGCATGAATATGAAGTTGTTCAACCGAACGTTGTGATTTCTCCTACGAAAATGAACGTTTTTTATGAGGCATTGGATAATCCTGTAGAGATTTCTGTTCCGGGTATTGCGAGTAGCCAAATCAGGGTTTCTATGACAAATGCCAGTTATAATAAAAAAGGCAATGAGTTCATTGTTAAACCACAGGCTGGAAAAGCTGGAGGTAAATCGATTATTACCGTTTCTGCTGATATAAATGGTCAGACGAGAAGACTTGGAAGTCAGGAATTCCGTATTAAGCGTGTACCTAATCCAACAGCAATGGTTGCAGGACTTGGTGACGGAGATAAAATAAGAAAAAATCTTTTGTTAGCTGCAGGATATGTTACGGCAGAGATGGGAGAAGATTTTGATTTCGATTTAAAATTTAAAGTAACTCAGTTTTCTATAGGTACGTATCGTAAGGGATTCTATACAAACGAAGTTTCAAATAGTAACAAGTTTACAGAAGCGCAGGAAAATCTTTTGAAAGGTCTTGCTCCTGGAAATAAAGTATATATTGAAGATATCAGGGCTGTAGGTCCTGATGGAAGAACCCGTAAGTTAGGTTCCATTACCTTTACGGTAGACTAA
- the gldL gene encoding gliding motility protein GldL yields MSFTEFLESPGYKKIMAKVYGIGAAVVLAGALFKIMHYPGAELMLLLGMGTEIIIFTLSAFEPPHEMPDWSLVYPELVGLEPNDTKGGHAVGGGGSDLAALVQSGHLEPAVVEKLSEGIKKLSMTSSQLSDLSSASLATESYLQNMKQAGEAVGHLASVQTKTATTLEDSVGQLSESYKNSAKAISASGMNIQQHFDQLNNNNKEYSEKLGDVTKNLSAINSAYELQLQGLNSQAEASQALTKGMTTIKAQFEQSAADAQVYKEQVAQLSKTVSELNTIYGNMLSAMNVGNK; encoded by the coding sequence ATGAGTTTTACGGAATTTCTTGAAAGCCCTGGTTATAAAAAGATCATGGCTAAGGTATACGGAATTGGTGCTGCTGTTGTACTTGCCGGTGCTTTATTTAAAATCATGCATTATCCTGGAGCTGAGCTTATGCTGTTATTAGGAATGGGAACAGAAATTATCATTTTCACCTTATCAGCATTTGAACCACCACATGAAATGCCAGATTGGAGTCTGGTATATCCTGAGTTGGTTGGACTAGAACCAAATGACACAAAAGGTGGACATGCAGTAGGTGGTGGAGGAAGTGATCTTGCTGCCCTCGTACAAAGTGGACATCTTGAACCTGCTGTTGTGGAAAAACTTTCTGAAGGGATCAAAAAACTTTCAATGACTTCTTCTCAGCTTTCAGACCTTAGTTCTGCCAGTCTGGCAACTGAATCATATCTTCAGAATATGAAGCAGGCTGGAGAGGCGGTAGGTCACTTAGCAAGTGTGCAAACAAAAACAGCAACAACGTTAGAAGATTCTGTAGGACAACTTTCTGAGTCATATAAAAATAGTGCTAAAGCCATATCTGCATCCGGAATGAATATTCAACAACATTTCGATCAGTTAAATAACAACAATAAAGAATACAGTGAGAAACTGGGAGATGTAACGAAAAACTTGTCTGCAATAAATTCTGCATATGAGTTGCAGTTACAGGGGCTTAATTCACAGGCTGAAGCATCGCAGGCTCTCACAAAAGGAATGACTACGATCAAGGCTCAGTTTGAGCAATCAGCAGCTGATGCTCAGGTTTACAAAGAGCAGGTTGCTCAATTGAGTAAAACGGTATCTGAACTAAATACTATTTATGGCAATATGTTAAGCGCCATGAATGTAGGAAATAAGTAA
- a CDS encoding SUMF1/EgtB/PvdO family nonheme iron enzyme, whose translation MKKVLALSVIVITILSGCGQSGNGELVGVSRGGSFYEPDPFGMLFIPQGSFTMGPNDMDVANTMSSQSKVVSIRSFWMDETEITNTEYRQFVYWVRDSIARRLLGEQFEEFLIAEDYLGNEIDPPFINWDEPVEWDNEEYAEILDEMYLPENERFYRRKEIDSRKLTYEYEWVDLLQAANKSNRYNFETKSYEGVVYDQFGKEREIKDRSAFIMKDAVNVYPDTLCWIADFTYSFNEPWTEKYFWHPGFDEYPVVGINWKQATAFCIWRTQLLNNYLMSKGEPPVMNYRLPTEAEWEYAARGGLEHAIYPWGGMYTRNDKGCFLANFKPLRGRYGDDGGMQAISVGSYSPNDYGLFDMSGNVAEWTSSAFDESSYTFTHDFNPTYKYNALPDDPHVMKRKVIRGGSWKDIGFFLQNGTRTYEYQDSTKSYIGFRCVRDYIGE comes from the coding sequence ATGAAGAAAGTACTTGCCCTAAGTGTCATTGTCATCACCATCCTTAGCGGATGCGGACAATCCGGAAATGGAGAATTGGTCGGAGTATCCCGAGGTGGCTCATTTTATGAACCAGATCCATTTGGTATGTTGTTTATTCCTCAGGGGAGTTTTACAATGGGACCAAATGATATGGACGTTGCGAATACAATGAGTTCACAATCCAAAGTAGTTTCAATCCGTTCATTTTGGATGGATGAAACCGAGATAACCAATACTGAGTATCGTCAGTTTGTTTATTGGGTCAGAGATTCAATTGCCCGAAGATTATTGGGAGAGCAATTTGAAGAATTTTTGATTGCTGAGGATTATTTGGGGAATGAAATTGATCCGCCTTTTATCAATTGGGATGAACCGGTTGAATGGGACAATGAAGAATACGCCGAAATTCTGGATGAGATGTATTTGCCTGAAAATGAAAGATTCTATCGCAGAAAAGAAATTGACAGCCGTAAGTTAACATACGAATATGAGTGGGTTGATCTCTTACAAGCAGCTAATAAAAGTAATCGTTATAACTTCGAGACTAAATCATATGAAGGGGTAGTATATGACCAATTTGGAAAAGAACGTGAAATCAAAGATCGTTCAGCCTTCATTATGAAAGATGCTGTTAATGTATATCCTGATACACTTTGTTGGATTGCAGACTTTACCTATTCATTTAATGAACCATGGACTGAAAAATATTTCTGGCACCCTGGATTTGATGAATATCCTGTAGTGGGTATTAACTGGAAACAAGCAACTGCCTTTTGTATCTGGAGAACACAATTGCTGAATAATTACTTAATGAGTAAAGGAGAGCCTCCTGTTATGAACTACAGACTTCCAACTGAAGCCGAGTGGGAATATGCTGCAAGAGGTGGTCTGGAACATGCAATTTATCCTTGGGGCGGAATGTATACCAGAAATGACAAGGGTTGTTTCCTTGCTAACTTCAAACCTCTTCGTGGACGTTATGGTGATGATGGTGGAATGCAGGCAATTTCTGTAGGATCCTATTCTCCTAATGACTATGGTTTGTTCGACATGTCTGGAAATGTTGCTGAATGGACTTCAAGTGCATTTGATGAATCTTCATATACCTTTACACACGATTTTAACCCAACCTATAAGTATAACGCTTTACCAGATGATCCACATGTAATGAAACGTAAAGTAATACGCGGTGGTTCATGGAAGGATATCGGTTTCTTCTTACAGAATGGGACACGTACTTATGAATATCAGGACTCAACAAAGTCTTACATAGGATTCAGATGTGTTCGTGATTATATTGGTGAGTAA
- a CDS encoding PorP/SprF family type IX secretion system membrane protein — protein MSAGFNKFELLYIKEKINQTDINRIIKYQLFQCITRRIVFFLLFCVATNAIGQQFPQFSQNMFNQLATNPGFAGNSEMINVAMGNRQQWMGGFDGMAPKTTVFGADAKLNILGGDSGLGLLILNDEIGEWTNLYMSAVYSKRWKTDYGKLGVGLSFGMVNQSIKGSNLSTLPQGDASDDFGNGDYHTEESLTDDQGTALDIGFGTYLENRLYYIGISVAHLNKPAPKFKDTYESYLLPIVFITGGYKYQLKNRPIVLVPSLFIKSNMSSYQVDFNVNGILKDKYWGGLTYRFQDAIVLLGGVELNNGLRIGYSYDINVTQMSSARNGSHEIMLGYSFDMSLEKRKKQYKSVRYL, from the coding sequence TTGTCTGCTGGTTTTAATAAATTTGAGTTGCTCTATATCAAAGAGAAAATAAATCAAACCGATATTAATCGGATTATTAAGTATCAGCTTTTTCAATGCATAACTAGGAGAATAGTATTTTTTCTGTTATTTTGCGTTGCGACAAATGCTATTGGACAGCAATTTCCACAATTTAGTCAGAATATGTTTAATCAGCTGGCTACTAATCCCGGATTTGCTGGTAATAGTGAGATGATAAATGTTGCTATGGGTAACCGGCAACAATGGATGGGAGGATTTGATGGGATGGCTCCAAAAACAACGGTATTCGGAGCAGATGCAAAACTAAACATTTTGGGAGGAGATAGCGGATTGGGGCTGTTAATCTTAAATGATGAGATTGGCGAATGGACAAATTTGTACATGTCGGCAGTTTACTCAAAAAGATGGAAAACAGATTACGGTAAGTTGGGAGTGGGTTTATCATTTGGAATGGTTAACCAATCAATCAAAGGAAGCAATCTTAGTACTTTACCTCAGGGAGATGCAAGTGATGATTTTGGTAATGGCGATTATCATACCGAAGAATCATTAACTGACGACCAGGGGACAGCTTTGGACATAGGTTTTGGAACATATCTGGAAAACCGACTATATTACATCGGAATTTCAGTTGCTCATTTAAATAAACCTGCACCTAAGTTTAAAGATACTTACGAGTCATATTTATTACCAATAGTTTTTATCACTGGAGGTTATAAATATCAGCTTAAAAACAGACCGATTGTACTCGTTCCTTCATTATTTATAAAATCGAATATGTCCAGTTATCAGGTTGATTTCAATGTTAACGGCATATTAAAAGATAAATATTGGGGAGGTTTAACGTATCGTTTTCAAGATGCTATCGTTTTATTAGGTGGAGTTGAACTCAATAATGGTCTAAGAATTGGATATAGTTACGATATAAATGTAACCCAAATGAGTTCCGCACGTAATGGTTCACACGAGATTATGTTAGGATATAGTTTTGATATGAGCCTGGAAAAAAGAAAGAAACAATATAAGAGTGTTAGATATTTATAG
- a CDS encoding arginase family protein, translating to MTEDWKHYFEPGSYKTHLSFEGEKNDFLFSQITCLHDLVYEKIEDFDVALIGVPDGRYSVNKGVAKFPDCSRSFLMGLRILSKPIKILDLGNLLGLTINDRYSALQDVLTILIEKKVFPIVIGGSQDYTIPLAGAIKHIDNTFRLSVVDAKIDWVLPEKDFSSDGFLGLMCSDKERQPFDLSIVGVQKYLYSHYQEEQMKKASFDFLRLGEIRNKGIKVAEPWLRDADGVSFDFRCIKQSDQPAHTMPMPNGFSGEEFCQLCWYAGISDNLKVAGFFELDVDNDQQQQGTALGAQALWYVLEGFCNRYKDYPVKELDLYSQYIVHLSDYEMDIKFYNNPVNDRWWVEVPLDEDNRVVACSRADFDEVSKNEIPERWFRFVNKKRM from the coding sequence GTGACTGAAGACTGGAAGCATTATTTTGAACCTGGTTCATATAAAACTCATTTATCGTTTGAAGGTGAGAAAAATGATTTTTTATTTTCTCAGATTACCTGTCTTCATGATTTAGTTTATGAGAAGATTGAAGACTTCGATGTGGCTCTCATTGGGGTGCCAGATGGTCGATATTCAGTCAATAAAGGAGTTGCTAAGTTTCCTGATTGTAGCAGGTCATTTCTAATGGGTTTGAGGATTTTATCTAAGCCAATTAAAATTCTTGATTTGGGAAACCTTCTTGGTCTCACAATCAATGATCGCTATAGTGCTTTACAGGATGTATTAACAATTTTGATTGAGAAAAAGGTTTTTCCTATTGTAATTGGAGGTAGTCAGGATTATACAATTCCACTTGCAGGGGCAATAAAACATATTGATAATACGTTTCGTTTATCAGTCGTTGATGCAAAAATTGATTGGGTATTACCCGAGAAAGATTTTTCATCCGATGGTTTTTTAGGACTGATGTGTTCTGATAAAGAACGACAACCTTTTGATTTGTCAATTGTTGGAGTTCAAAAATATTTGTACAGTCATTATCAGGAAGAGCAAATGAAGAAAGCTTCGTTTGATTTTTTACGTTTGGGTGAAATCCGGAATAAAGGCATTAAAGTAGCTGAACCATGGTTGCGCGATGCTGATGGTGTGAGTTTTGACTTTAGATGTATAAAACAGTCAGATCAACCTGCACACACTATGCCGATGCCGAATGGTTTTAGTGGAGAAGAGTTTTGTCAGTTGTGCTGGTACGCAGGAATTAGTGATAACCTAAAGGTGGCAGGATTTTTTGAGCTTGATGTGGATAATGATCAGCAACAGCAAGGTACAGCATTAGGAGCTCAGGCACTTTGGTATGTTTTAGAAGGTTTCTGCAATCGCTATAAAGATTATCCTGTTAAAGAACTTGATCTCTATTCGCAGTATATTGTTCATTTAAGTGATTATGAAATGGATATAAAGTTTTACAATAATCCGGTGAACGACAGATGGTGGGTTGAGGTGCCTTTAGATGAGGACAATAGGGTTGTGGCGTGCAGTCGGGCAGATTTTGATGAAGTGTCAAAAAATGAAATTCCTGAACGATGGTTCAGGTTTGTTAATAAAAAACGAATGTAA